From Aestuariirhabdus haliotis, one genomic window encodes:
- a CDS encoding flagellar basal body rod protein FlgF has protein sequence MDRALFISMSGAKQNMLGQTIHANNLANANTTGFKNDFEQARSMPVWGETHPTRAYAMTENPGTNFNQGTMISTGRDLDVALRGDGWITAQTAEGETVYTRTGDLNIDPDGILRNSENLTIIGDGGPIVLPEFDKMDIAPDGTITIRGAGENPEALAEVDRILLVNPDLNRLEKGSDGLFRIKDEDAVVPDVNVTLEPGFLEASNVNPVSEMISMMSLAKQFQVQVKMMSTAEENQKSVERLLQS, from the coding sequence ATGGACAGAGCATTATTTATTTCCATGAGTGGCGCAAAGCAGAATATGTTGGGGCAGACTATTCATGCCAACAACCTGGCCAATGCCAACACGACGGGATTTAAGAATGATTTCGAGCAGGCGCGGTCGATGCCTGTCTGGGGGGAGACTCATCCGACCCGAGCCTATGCCATGACCGAAAACCCAGGTACCAACTTTAATCAGGGCACCATGATATCGACGGGTCGTGATTTGGATGTGGCCTTGAGGGGAGACGGCTGGATAACGGCGCAAACAGCAGAGGGTGAAACGGTCTATACCCGAACCGGTGATTTGAACATCGATCCCGATGGCATCCTGCGTAATTCGGAAAACCTGACCATTATCGGTGATGGTGGCCCGATTGTATTACCGGAATTCGATAAGATGGATATTGCTCCTGACGGCACCATTACCATTCGAGGTGCTGGAGAAAATCCAGAGGCTCTGGCGGAGGTTGATCGAATTTTATTGGTCAATCCCGATCTGAATCGCCTGGAGAAGGGTAGCGATGGCTTATTCAGAATCAAAGATGAAGACGCTGTGGTGCCCGATGTGAACGTGACTCTTGAGCCCGGATTTCTCGAGGCCAGTAACGTTAATCCGGTCTCCGAGATGATTTCGATGATGAGTTTGGCGAAGCAGTTTCAGGTGCAGGTGAAGATGATGAGCACCGCGGAAGAAAATCAGAAATCAGTGGAACGACTCTTGCAGAGCTAG
- the flgE gene encoding flagellar hook protein FlgE, protein MAFNIGLSGIRAAGNELEVTGNNIANASTIGFKSSRAEFADVYAASTLGTADNATGSGVLLANIGQQFTQGSITFTSNSLDMAINGDGFFVLDNNGETTYTRAGYFGTDKEGFIVNNFGKNLQGYAADNTGQILTGVLTDLQVDTTNQSPQATGTVLQTLNLNSSDVVPAIAPFDPTDPATYNSATSVNVYDSLGNSHIQTQYFVKTGANTWDMHILIDGRDFDGTLPDGTPPPDNPAANVFTPFTQALTFDAAGQLTAPAPGTPVVLAGWEPRDSTGTQNGAVSPTGYNLDLTGSTQFSSAFAVTSVSQDGFSTGQLAGLEVSDEGILFARYTNGQSRIQGQVVFANFANTEGLSPLGKTEWAESFESGNQVIGTPRSGTLGALQAGALEASNVELSDELVNLIIAQRNYQANAKTIETSDAVTQTILNI, encoded by the coding sequence ATGGCGTTTAATATCGGTTTGAGTGGTATCCGTGCCGCCGGCAATGAGCTGGAGGTGACTGGTAACAACATTGCCAATGCCAGCACCATCGGCTTTAAATCATCGCGGGCGGAATTTGCAGATGTGTACGCTGCATCAACCTTGGGGACAGCAGATAATGCGACCGGTAGTGGTGTGTTATTGGCTAATATTGGGCAGCAATTTACTCAGGGCAGCATTACTTTTACCAGCAACAGTCTGGATATGGCGATTAACGGAGATGGTTTTTTTGTGTTGGATAACAACGGCGAAACCACGTATACCCGTGCCGGCTATTTCGGCACTGATAAAGAAGGGTTTATCGTCAATAACTTTGGCAAAAACTTGCAGGGCTATGCGGCTGACAATACCGGCCAAATATTAACCGGTGTGTTAACCGATCTTCAGGTAGATACTACCAACCAATCCCCACAAGCCACAGGTACGGTCCTTCAGACACTGAATCTTAACTCCAGCGATGTGGTACCTGCGATCGCTCCATTTGACCCTACGGATCCTGCAACCTACAACTCGGCGACCTCGGTCAATGTTTACGATTCACTGGGTAATTCCCATATCCAGACTCAGTACTTCGTCAAAACAGGTGCTAATACCTGGGATATGCATATTCTGATTGATGGTCGGGACTTTGATGGTACTTTGCCCGATGGTACCCCACCACCGGATAACCCTGCGGCCAACGTATTTACTCCTTTCACGCAGGCTTTAACCTTTGATGCAGCCGGTCAGTTGACCGCACCTGCACCCGGCACGCCAGTGGTGCTCGCTGGCTGGGAGCCACGTGACAGTACCGGTACACAGAACGGAGCCGTTTCACCCACCGGTTATAATCTGGATTTGACTGGTAGTACCCAGTTTTCCAGTGCCTTTGCTGTGACGAGTGTTAGTCAGGATGGTTTCAGCACCGGGCAACTGGCAGGACTTGAAGTGTCTGACGAAGGCATCCTGTTTGCTCGATACACTAATGGACAAAGTCGTATTCAGGGGCAGGTGGTGTTTGCCAATTTTGCCAATACTGAGGGCTTGAGTCCGTTAGGCAAGACGGAATGGGCCGAATCGTTTGAATCTGGTAATCAGGTAATAGGCACACCACGTTCTGGTACCCTGGGTGCATTGCAGGCAGGGGCTTTGGAGGCCTCTAACGTGGAACTTTCTGACGAGTTGGTGAACCTGATTATTGCCCAGAGAAACTATCAGGCCAATGCCAAAACCATTGAAACCTCCGATGCGGTTACCCAGACCATTTTGAATATTTAA
- a CDS encoding flagellar hook assembly protein FlgD: protein MTLSTAAAATGTSALDKYSIANSQENQKKDDELGKNEFLELLVAQMNNQNPLEPQENGEFIAQLAQFSTVEGVEQLNTSMQDFVAGMQSSQALQASSLVGRTVMLGMENTQVETGRGTEGLVVLPASTPDLTINVYSPQGDLVKQIPLGTKEKGNIEFKWDGKDADGNVMPSGEYRFEAKAAIDGKSQQVPTVLPAHVNSITLGAAGTGDVILNLDGMGSVLLSDVQMIKE, encoded by the coding sequence ATGACACTAAGCACGGCAGCCGCAGCCACAGGCACATCCGCTCTGGATAAGTACTCCATTGCCAATTCGCAGGAGAACCAGAAGAAGGATGATGAGCTGGGAAAAAATGAATTTCTGGAATTATTGGTTGCTCAGATGAATAACCAAAATCCGTTGGAACCCCAGGAAAATGGTGAGTTCATTGCCCAGTTGGCGCAATTCAGTACGGTCGAAGGTGTCGAACAACTGAACACCTCGATGCAGGACTTTGTCGCGGGTATGCAATCGAGCCAGGCATTACAAGCATCATCGTTGGTTGGCCGAACCGTTATGCTGGGCATGGAAAATACCCAGGTGGAAACGGGCCGGGGAACCGAAGGGCTAGTGGTGCTGCCTGCCTCCACGCCAGATTTGACCATCAATGTTTACAGCCCTCAGGGGGATCTGGTGAAGCAGATTCCGTTGGGCACAAAAGAGAAGGGTAACATCGAATTTAAATGGGATGGCAAGGATGCCGACGGCAATGTTATGCCGTCCGGTGAGTATCGATTCGAGGCTAAGGCTGCTATCGACGGAAAATCCCAACAAGTGCCTACCGTGTTACCGGCACATGTTAACAGCATTACGCTCGGTGCCGCTGGGACCGGGGACGTTATATTGAATCTGGATGGCATGGGCTCAGTGTTGCTATCTGATGTACAGATGATCAAAGAGTAA
- the flgC gene encoding flagellar basal body rod protein FlgC: MSLNNVFSIAGSGMSAQSIRLNATSSNIANAETVSSSIDETYRARYPVFAHALNEAQQEGSLFDDQPKEVGQGVRVLGVVESQQELEARYDPNHPMADEDGYVFYPNVNVVEQMADMISASRSFQTNVDVLNTAKTMMQKVLTLGQ; the protein is encoded by the coding sequence ATGTCGCTTAATAATGTTTTTTCAATTGCCGGGTCGGGCATGAGTGCCCAGTCCATTCGTCTTAACGCCACATCCAGCAACATTGCTAATGCAGAGACAGTCAGTAGCAGCATTGATGAAACCTATCGAGCACGCTACCCGGTGTTTGCCCACGCCTTGAACGAAGCTCAGCAGGAAGGTTCGCTGTTCGATGATCAGCCAAAGGAAGTCGGTCAGGGTGTTCGGGTATTGGGCGTGGTCGAGAGCCAGCAAGAACTGGAAGCGCGCTATGACCCCAATCACCCTATGGCTGACGAAGATGGCTATGTATTTTACCCCAACGTGAATGTCGTGGAGCAGATGGCGGACATGATCTCGGCATCGCGATCATTTCAAACCAATGTCGATGTTTTGAATACGGCTAAAACCATGATGCAAAAGGTCCTCACCCTGGGACAGTAA
- the flgB gene encoding flagellar basal body rod protein FlgB, with product MAISFDRALGIHPQALEFRAQRAEVLANNLANADTPGFKARDVDFASVMKQQEGVQDTEGQQKLSRTHQQHVSGFIDETADTELLYRVPSQPSVDGNTVDSQREITEFTQNKIAFESSFTFLNSKFKGLSTAIKGQ from the coding sequence ATGGCGATCAGTTTTGACAGGGCATTAGGTATCCACCCTCAAGCGCTTGAGTTTCGGGCTCAAAGAGCCGAGGTGCTGGCCAATAATCTTGCCAATGCAGACACCCCGGGGTTTAAAGCTCGTGATGTTGATTTTGCCTCAGTGATGAAGCAGCAAGAGGGAGTGCAAGATACAGAAGGGCAGCAAAAGTTAAGCCGAACTCATCAACAGCATGTATCCGGCTTTATTGATGAAACGGCTGATACTGAGCTGTTATATCGGGTGCCAAGCCAACCTTCTGTTGATGGTAATACCGTCGATTCCCAGCGAGAAATCACCGAGTTCACTCAGAACAAGATCGCTTTTGAAAGCAGCTTCACTTTTCTAAATTCCAAGTTCAAAGGCTTAAGTACAGCCATAAAAGGACAATAG
- a CDS encoding CheR family methyltransferase, whose protein sequence is MAEFGSTQGRAAPAGDFEVFSEFLEKACGIVLGKNKEYLVKSRLRKILANNEIDTLSELVKRIGAQPRGKLKGEVVDAMTTNETLWFRDSYPFEVLKKTILPDLAKRYPGQRLRIWSAACSSGQEPYSQSIAIDEFEKSNLGLLRGGVQIIATDLSSKVLGEAKLGEYDTLALGRGLSDDRLQKHFIPLEGKRWQVKPNIKQRIDFRAINLQDSYVTLGKFDIVFCRNVLIYFSADFKRDILTRIHASLKPGGYLFLGASEALNGLSHLYEMVQCRPGIMYIAK, encoded by the coding sequence TTGGCCGAGTTTGGATCAACTCAGGGCAGAGCTGCCCCAGCGGGGGATTTTGAGGTTTTCAGTGAATTCCTTGAAAAAGCTTGCGGCATAGTACTGGGTAAAAATAAAGAGTACCTGGTGAAAAGCCGGCTTCGTAAGATACTGGCAAACAATGAAATCGATACACTGAGCGAGTTGGTCAAGCGCATTGGGGCGCAGCCCCGGGGCAAGCTTAAGGGTGAAGTTGTCGATGCGATGACGACCAATGAGACCCTCTGGTTTCGTGATAGCTATCCTTTTGAGGTCTTGAAGAAAACCATTTTGCCCGATCTGGCCAAGCGCTACCCTGGCCAGAGGCTGCGTATCTGGTCGGCGGCCTGCTCTTCCGGTCAGGAGCCCTATTCCCAGAGTATTGCTATCGATGAATTTGAAAAGAGTAATCTTGGCCTTTTGCGGGGGGGCGTGCAGATAATTGCTACGGATCTGTCCAGTAAGGTGTTAGGTGAAGCCAAACTGGGGGAGTATGACACCCTGGCGCTAGGCAGAGGATTGTCAGATGACCGCCTGCAGAAACACTTTATTCCCCTGGAGGGCAAGCGCTGGCAGGTCAAACCCAATATCAAGCAGCGAATCGATTTTCGTGCCATCAATCTTCAGGACAGTTACGTAACACTGGGTAAGTTCGATATTGTGTTTTGCCGTAATGTTTTGATCTACTTCTCCGCTGATTTTAAACGGGATATTTTGACCCGCATCCATGCCAGCCTGAAACCTGGAGGTTACCTGTTTCTTGGTGCTTCTGAGGCGCTCAATGGTTTATCTCACCTTTATGAAATGGTTCAGTGCCGCCCAGGCATAATGTATATCGCTAAATAA
- a CDS encoding chemotaxis protein CheV, with the protein MAGVLDSVNQRTQLVGENRLELLLFRLKGKQLYGINVFKVKEVLQCPTLTMMPKSSPVVRGVANIRGGTIPILDMNMATGRGPLDDVTNAFVIITEYNMKVQGFLVQMVDRIVNMNWEEIHPPPKGTGKDHYLTAVTKVDDQLVEIIDVEKILAEVAPQSEEVSDGLITDEVTTHAVAQKVLVADDSAVARKQVQRCLENIGVEVVLKNDGREALDYLKSLVDSGDSIDEHLLMMISDIEMPEMDGYTLTTEVRADPRLSSLYIVLHTSLSGVFNKAMVEKVGANDFIAKFNPDDLAGSVIKRFQIETH; encoded by the coding sequence ATGGCGGGTGTGTTAGATAGTGTTAACCAGCGGACTCAGCTGGTTGGGGAAAATCGACTTGAGTTGCTGCTGTTTCGCCTCAAAGGCAAGCAGTTGTATGGCATCAACGTATTCAAAGTGAAGGAAGTATTGCAATGTCCGACGCTTACCATGATGCCGAAAAGCAGCCCTGTAGTAAGAGGGGTCGCCAATATTCGAGGGGGGACAATACCTATCCTTGATATGAATATGGCCACTGGCAGAGGTCCTCTGGATGATGTGACTAATGCCTTTGTCATTATCACTGAGTACAACATGAAGGTGCAGGGCTTTCTGGTGCAGATGGTAGACCGCATCGTCAATATGAATTGGGAAGAGATTCATCCACCGCCAAAGGGGACCGGTAAGGACCATTACCTGACCGCCGTGACCAAGGTTGATGATCAGTTGGTAGAGATCATCGACGTCGAAAAAATCCTGGCCGAAGTTGCACCTCAAAGTGAGGAGGTCAGCGATGGCCTTATTACGGATGAAGTGACAACGCATGCGGTGGCGCAGAAAGTATTGGTAGCCGATGATTCGGCTGTTGCTCGTAAGCAGGTTCAGCGTTGCCTTGAAAATATCGGTGTTGAGGTTGTTCTCAAAAATGATGGCCGTGAAGCACTCGACTATTTGAAGAGTCTGGTGGATTCTGGTGATAGTATTGACGAGCACCTGCTGATGATGATTTCAGATATTGAAATGCCCGAAATGGACGGTTATACACTAACCACGGAAGTTCGGGCTGATCCCCGTTTGTCGAGCCTGTACATAGTGCTTCACACGTCCCTTAGTGGTGTCTTTAACAAAGCGATGGTAGAAAAAGTAGGGGCCAATGACTTTATCGCCAAGTTCAATCCGGACGATCTAGCTGGCAGTGTTATAAAGCGTTTTCAAATCGAAACCCATTAA
- the flgA gene encoding flagellar basal body P-ring formation chaperone FlgA, which translates to MTFVRLLNILAASLLLFSAVAMAQSSQADIKAMVETYLQGKAQQQQVSPSTRIEVEANPLDPRLNLPTCSVPLKLIENERHHRPGRQTVRIECAGSHPWGIYVTANIRIFRPVVIANQLINKKAPITNDVLRLEERNIAELRGGYYTNFNALTHTVAKRMIRPGQALAPTHVKAREVVQKGDFVTITAKGQQLSVKMSGTALSDGKINQQIRVRNNRSERIIKATVTGPKQVEVQM; encoded by the coding sequence ATGACATTTGTTCGTCTGTTAAACATATTAGCTGCCAGCCTGTTGCTATTCAGCGCTGTCGCCATGGCCCAGTCCTCTCAAGCGGACATCAAGGCAATGGTGGAGACCTATTTGCAGGGCAAGGCACAACAACAGCAAGTATCCCCTTCAACGCGTATAGAAGTAGAAGCCAACCCACTCGATCCCCGACTGAATTTACCCACCTGCTCAGTTCCTCTAAAGTTGATCGAAAATGAGCGCCATCATCGCCCTGGGCGACAAACAGTGCGTATTGAATGCGCCGGCTCACATCCATGGGGGATCTATGTAACCGCCAACATTCGAATCTTTCGACCGGTGGTTATCGCCAATCAACTGATCAACAAGAAGGCACCGATAACAAACGATGTGCTTCGCCTCGAAGAGCGAAACATCGCAGAACTGCGAGGCGGATATTACACGAATTTCAATGCCTTAACCCACACTGTGGCAAAACGCATGATTCGCCCCGGACAAGCACTGGCTCCGACACATGTCAAAGCAAGGGAAGTCGTGCAAAAAGGCGACTTTGTAACCATTACTGCCAAGGGCCAGCAACTATCCGTTAAAATGAGTGGCACGGCCCTTTCAGACGGAAAAATCAATCAGCAGATACGTGTACGTAACAACCGGTCAGAGAGAATCATCAAAGCCACTGTTACCGGCCCCAAGCAGGTTGAAGTCCAAATGTGA
- the flgM gene encoding flagellar biosynthesis anti-sigma factor FlgM, translated as MAINVNNNLLNPAGTRSSESNERRGDAVAPPKADQAQTSQASTTRTDSVNLSAEGKSLRQIEEKLASQPDIDQDKVARVKQAIADGSYQVDARKLAENLYSLETQLNKP; from the coding sequence ATGGCCATCAACGTTAACAACAATCTGTTAAATCCCGCAGGCACTCGCAGCAGCGAATCCAATGAGCGCCGAGGCGATGCTGTAGCACCCCCAAAAGCAGATCAAGCCCAGACATCCCAAGCCTCAACAACCAGGACAGATTCGGTTAACCTGAGCGCTGAAGGCAAAAGCTTGCGCCAAATCGAAGAAAAGCTGGCCAGCCAGCCCGATATCGATCAGGACAAGGTTGCCAGAGTTAAGCAGGCCATCGCGGATGGCTCCTATCAAGTGGATGCTCGTAAACTTGCTGAAAATCTCTACAGTCTGGAGACACAGCTAAATAAACCCTAA
- a CDS encoding flagella synthesis protein FlgN: MPAHAILKLSRQDIETVTNLKETLQQERLALENSDAESLEALLSDKTSQLNQINDNARRRSELLAALGFPNDRDGMQSFIATLPQEERTELSALWDNLETTLEECKEHNLINARVLQHTRGVVDRLLTIYRGSAAKSVSLYGEDGTQTRDNEHRSITKA, translated from the coding sequence ATGCCAGCGCACGCCATCCTGAAGCTATCCCGTCAAGATATAGAAACCGTCACCAACCTAAAAGAAACTCTCCAGCAAGAGCGCCTGGCTTTGGAAAACAGTGATGCCGAATCACTGGAAGCCCTGCTGAGCGACAAAACCTCCCAGCTGAACCAGATCAATGACAATGCCCGTCGTCGCAGCGAATTACTCGCCGCTCTAGGCTTCCCAAACGACCGCGATGGAATGCAAAGCTTTATTGCCACCCTCCCGCAGGAAGAACGAACCGAACTATCTGCCCTATGGGACAATCTGGAAACTACTCTGGAAGAGTGCAAAGAGCACAACCTTATCAATGCCCGGGTATTGCAACATACTCGAGGCGTAGTTGATCGACTCCTGACCATCTATAGAGGTTCTGCAGCAAAATCTGTTAGCCTGTATGGAGAAGACGGGACCCAGACCCGTGATAACGAACACCGAAGCATCACTAAAGCCTGA
- a CDS encoding flagellar brake protein produces MDSKDNFRRLTTPREIAHYLKISKDQKEPVTIYFPERKEGFRSFFVGVDTEHLEIELDSMVPTLGDRFIRANETFDVIGSVSGVQLRFNNNTLDKLNEDADGNPGYCIPFPNEMRYMQRRDAFRAQIQHSIRIKTVLIHEEFPHKISGFLSDLSATGCRVVLRQAELQEMQVASGISFNSLRFQIPGGIEIDTIATVRNVLIHEEIEEVQIGLEFTDLSGINERHIDRFVNQLQRDARRDR; encoded by the coding sequence ATGGATTCCAAAGACAACTTTCGCCGGCTTACTACACCTCGCGAGATTGCCCATTATTTAAAAATCTCCAAGGACCAAAAAGAGCCGGTAACGATTTACTTTCCTGAACGAAAAGAGGGCTTTCGTTCTTTTTTTGTTGGTGTAGATACGGAACATCTGGAAATCGAACTCGATTCCATGGTGCCGACTCTCGGCGATCGCTTTATTCGAGCCAATGAAACATTTGACGTTATAGGCAGCGTGTCCGGTGTACAACTGAGATTTAACAACAACACTCTGGACAAGCTGAATGAAGATGCCGATGGTAATCCAGGCTATTGCATCCCCTTTCCCAATGAAATGCGTTACATGCAACGCAGAGATGCCTTTCGCGCACAGATACAACATTCCATTCGAATCAAGACCGTGCTAATTCATGAGGAGTTTCCTCATAAGATCAGCGGTTTCTTATCTGACCTGTCCGCTACCGGCTGCCGAGTTGTTTTAAGGCAGGCCGAGCTACAGGAGATGCAAGTCGCCAGCGGAATCAGTTTTAACTCCCTTCGCTTTCAAATTCCAGGCGGTATAGAGATCGATACCATTGCGACAGTACGTAATGTGCTCATCCACGAAGAGATTGAAGAAGTACAAATTGGACTCGAATTTACCGACCTTTCTGGCATCAATGAGCGACACATAGACCGTTTTGTAAATCAGTTGCAGCGCGACGCACGTCGCGACCGATAA
- a CDS encoding TIGR04282 family arsenosugar biosynthesis glycosyltransferase, with protein sequence MTDALLLFAKPPVAGKVKTRLIPQLGAETATRVHEALLQHTASVFNRCQNVQKQLWAGFDLQHSAFSDPGFDVWSKHLQTQGDLGRRMQQAIEFNLQRYDKVVITGSDCPVINPEYISAAFAALEEGAPIVFGPAEDGGYVLVGASENVPAIFENIDWGTEAVLQQSRQQLQQQGVAWKELETLWDVDHPEDVKRWQSD encoded by the coding sequence ATGACGGATGCCTTGTTACTTTTTGCCAAACCTCCGGTGGCCGGCAAAGTGAAAACGCGATTGATCCCTCAGTTGGGGGCTGAAACTGCAACCCGAGTACATGAGGCTTTATTGCAGCATACTGCGTCGGTTTTCAACCGTTGTCAGAATGTCCAGAAGCAGCTGTGGGCGGGCTTTGATCTCCAGCATTCGGCATTTTCTGATCCTGGGTTTGATGTCTGGTCCAAACACTTGCAAACACAAGGTGATCTTGGTCGGCGCATGCAACAGGCGATCGAGTTTAACTTGCAGCGGTATGACAAGGTAGTGATTACCGGCAGCGATTGTCCGGTCATCAATCCCGAGTACATCAGTGCTGCGTTTGCGGCCTTGGAAGAGGGTGCCCCAATAGTCTTTGGACCAGCTGAAGACGGAGGCTATGTGTTGGTGGGAGCGAGTGAGAATGTTCCGGCTATTTTCGAAAATATTGACTGGGGAACAGAGGCAGTGCTGCAACAGAGTCGACAACAATTACAGCAGCAAGGCGTCGCTTGGAAAGAGTTGGAGACACTCTGGGATGTTGATCATCCGGAGGATGTTAAACGCTGGCAGTCCGATTAA
- a CDS encoding TIGR04283 family arsenosugar biosynthesis glycosyltransferase, which translates to MRLSIIIPVLNEAASIETHLRPLQDFRAAGHELILVDGGSEDGTLALATPWVDKAIISEPGRARQMMAGANLAEGDVLLFLHADTRLPSDAEALLQAASHEGSWGRFDVRLSGQHWMFPIIAWFMNHRSRLTGIATGDQAIFVRRSLFLAMGGFANIPLMEDVELCKRLKVHSPPVCIDTPLETSSRRWQSAGVFRTIFLMWKLRLLYFLGVSTQSLARQYRKQN; encoded by the coding sequence ATGCGCCTCTCTATAATCATCCCTGTTCTTAATGAAGCTGCCTCGATAGAAACTCATCTGCGCCCGTTGCAGGATTTTCGCGCGGCAGGTCATGAGCTGATTCTGGTCGACGGAGGTAGCGAGGATGGGACTTTAGCGCTGGCAACACCCTGGGTTGATAAGGCGATCATAAGTGAACCGGGTAGGGCCAGACAAATGATGGCGGGTGCCAATCTGGCCGAGGGAGATGTCTTGCTGTTTCTGCATGCCGATACCCGGTTACCCTCTGATGCCGAAGCTTTGCTCCAGGCAGCTTCCCATGAAGGAAGCTGGGGACGGTTCGATGTCCGGCTTAGTGGTCAACACTGGATGTTTCCTATTATTGCCTGGTTTATGAATCATCGTTCCCGACTGACAGGGATAGCGACGGGTGATCAGGCGATATTTGTCCGTCGCAGTCTGTTTCTGGCGATGGGCGGCTTTGCCAATATTCCGTTAATGGAGGATGTTGAGCTCTGTAAGCGACTGAAAGTGCACAGTCCGCCGGTCTGTATTGATACACCGTTGGAAACCTCCAGCCGACGCTGGCAATCGGCGGGGGTGTTCAGAACCATCTTCTTAATGTGGAAGTTGAGGCTCCTTTATTTTTTGGGTGTCTCTACCCAGTCTCTGGCGCGTCAATATCGTAAACAGAATTAA
- a CDS encoding DMT family transporter, producing MDSQQRLRLIAYSGLIIAALSWAGNALVGKYTAGSIPPMALSMGRWSLALLILLPIAGLQLWRYRDVVKTHYWKIQILAILSITCYNSFLYLAVQSTTAINITLITTAMPIAAIIFAFWLLGERPRLLQLAGVSLSLIGLFILISEASWQRIAQLEFHQGDLIMSIATVCWALYSILLKKFSPPIPPAPLLLILIVLGAPVIFPFYYWESLSTSYSASLDDLWVFVFVALLPSIIAYLCWNNGVKVLGSTVPTLFSYLIPIFTILLAIPLLGEKLFAYHAIGGILTFAGLYLSTRS from the coding sequence ATGGATTCACAGCAACGCTTGCGCCTGATCGCCTACAGCGGATTGATCATAGCCGCCCTGTCATGGGCCGGTAACGCGTTGGTAGGAAAATACACAGCGGGATCGATTCCTCCAATGGCGTTATCAATGGGTCGTTGGAGCCTGGCTCTATTAATACTCTTACCCATTGCAGGCTTGCAACTGTGGCGTTATCGCGATGTGGTGAAAACCCACTATTGGAAGATCCAAATCCTGGCGATATTGAGTATCACCTGTTACAACAGTTTCCTCTACCTGGCAGTGCAAAGCACTACGGCTATTAACATCACCCTGATCACTACCGCCATGCCGATTGCGGCAATTATCTTTGCTTTTTGGTTACTCGGAGAGCGGCCTCGTCTTTTACAGCTGGCTGGGGTGAGCTTATCTCTTATTGGTCTGTTTATTTTGATCAGTGAGGCCAGCTGGCAAAGAATCGCCCAACTGGAGTTTCATCAAGGTGATTTGATAATGAGCATTGCCACGGTTTGTTGGGCGCTGTACTCAATATTGCTGAAGAAATTCTCGCCCCCTATTCCGCCAGCCCCCCTCTTATTGATCTTAATCGTGCTGGGTGCTCCGGTGATCTTTCCCTTTTACTATTGGGAATCCTTATCCACCAGCTACTCAGCTTCTCTGGATGATCTTTGGGTGTTTGTATTTGTTGCCCTGCTGCCCTCGATCATTGCCTATTTATGCTGGAATAATGGGGTTAAGGTTCTGGGCTCAACGGTGCCAACCCTGTTCAGCTACCTGATTCCCATTTTTACCATTTTACTGGCCATCCCTTTACTAGGCGAAAAACTTTTCGCCTATCATGCCATTGGAGGAATCTTAACCTTTGCCGGCCTCTATTTATCCACACGTTCCTGA